aagtttatcagtttgaacattaaatatcttgtctttgtagtgtatacagttgaatataggttgaaaaggatttgcaaatcattgtattctggttttatttatgttttacacaacgtcccaacttcattggaattggggttgtatggtCAACCTGAATCGCAAAgcataatacattttctttccaTAGCGTAGCATGTTTACCTAGTGAAACATAGTATCCAGTGGAGTGTGGGGGAGCAGGAATATGAACGAGGTACAAGAGGTAAGGCTGATCCCAGGCTGAATTTAACGCTGATGATAGGACCCTAAAAACAGGGTGTAGCGATGCTACTTTTCTAGCTCTTGAAAGTAATCTTTCCAATGCAGCAACCTGTAGACATTCTTATGTTTTAGTGGCTATTCATTCGTGGCTGAAATCAACAGTAAGTAAATTCTTAtttaaaattgaaatgaaataaactgcaTGCGGGAAATCTTCTGCTTACTGAACAAATAACCCACACACGCATCAGTGATGAGCGACATAGTGTTCAGAGCAGGCCTGAGATGTCTTCTCTCGACCCTAAAGgtactgtaaaattaaaatattactcAACATAGGTAACGCTATAGTTCCCACCCCActaccaacacacacatacttttcAAAGTAACAAGGAAACTGTTACAGTTCATTGTTACCAACCTTAGCAAGAATGGTTGAACTATTGTTCTACAGCAGTGCCACAATAGaaattttcagtttaaaaactaGGAAAACCTCCTGCTGATGTATTTTTAAGTTGGTAGCAGCTCTTGAAAAACTTGGCAATTTGGGATGGGCTCTTTGACTTTTTCCTAGTTGTTTAATGCTAAAGGAAGTAATACtcttttaatcccacaaacagggaaattccacctccgcatttaacccatccgtgaagtgaaacgccacatacacactagtgaatacgcACACAagagggggcagtgagcacacttgcccagagcagtgggcagccctacgcACGGCACCCATGGAGaaattgagggttaggtgtcttgctcaaggacacctcagtcatggactgtcagcactggggatcaaaccagcgaccttccagtcacagggccagttccctaacctccagcccacaactgcccccatgAAGCCAGATAGGTAACATTACTCCAAGGACCCTTCTTGatttattagcctctacatCAGGCTATGCTAGCAGTCATACTTTATTACTGTGGTGATGCAATGATGCActacaaaataatacataacAACAAATAATGTTAAATGCTAGTTTAAGGACAAATATTAAAGCAATATTAATTTTTTACTTATTGTGGCATTGAGTAAAATGAGAACATTACCAGCAGTTCTTATGCTGTTCTCTTCCTGCACCTGAGCTAAGGATAAACTTCTTCTTGGGGGGATTCGGGGGGAAAACTGGCTCACGGTATTTATTTTGTAAGTGGAAATAGATGAGCAGGGGACCTTTATTTTGATAACAGTTTAGTTCGCTTGGGGAAGAGCGACCTGGCTCCTGTGGTTACCATGGACTTCCTCCCAAAGCATCCCAAGCAGCCAAGGAGAAAGAGATGAAGTGCACGTAGAAACGACAGAGACGATTAGGGGAATAACCGAAAAAAAGTGGTGCGAGccacattcattaaaaatgaacatattgtagctgagagacattttaatcTGATTTAATCCAGCGGACTCCTTTAGCCAACCTACCCGGCTAGCACGCTCCTCCTCCGGCCTTGAACGGTAAGCGTGACGGCCAGTATCACCGGCAGGTTAGCAGCTGTAGCTAACTTCGTTTGAGGAATTGGTCTCTAGGCAGGTTTAGGTGTGGTAAAACCCTTCATTCATTATCTAGAGGATTAGTTTCAGAAATGTTAATATATTGGTAAGTAACTCTTTTGGAGTCTGATGAGTGCAGAAGAGAAACATTTCTAAGTTCGCTTTGACCGTCAAGGAGTTTTGGTCAGTCGATACTGTGCAGAATGTCCTCTTCACATCCCTCTCATTATAGTTTGTGCTCCTCTCTTGAAAGGAACCAGCTCTCATGGAAACAGCTTGCACTTTGAAGTCTCTAATCCAGAGTGAAACCAGAGTGAAAGCtctgatataaaacaattaATACCTGTGAAACTTAAGACCAGGCTCTTATCAACAACTTTGTGGCCCTTCCAGGCAATAACAGCAGTAGATAGGTTGTCATTGAGTATCAGTACCATGgctaacaaaaacagaatggTTATTTTTAGAATTGCTGTTCAAGACTGTTTTGAACACCTAAAACTTGATACATTTCTGTCCCACATTTAGAACCTTTAGAACCATGCATTTCCCAAAAAACCCTCAGAcgtattaaaaaaataactgatAAAGTGTTGCTCATTTATGCtaaattctttttttatccTCAGTGTTCGCTCTGGATTACAGACTTCAAAGTGCAAGCTGTTCCATGTCGGCCTGGCTTTGACATGAGGTGCAGCCACGTTCATGCCAAGAGGCACCATGGCTGCTAAGGTGAAGTGGGTGACGGACATCGAGAAATCTGTTCTTGTCAACAACTTTGAGAAGAGAGGATGGGTGCAAGTGACAGACAGCGAGGACTGGAACTTTTACTGGCAAGACAACAGTTACTCCTATCCCATGATTATAATAGCAAGTATTTAAGCTGCTTTGCATGCTTCATTATTTCTTGTTTACCTTTGCATTTGGATGTATCCACTGCAGGATGAGCATCCAGACCATTCgtaatgtgtttagtgtggACACGGGCTACCGTTTGTCTGACGATCAGATGGTAAACCATTTTCCGAACCACTATGAGCTGACAAGGAAGGATCTGATGATCAAGAACATCAAACGCTACAGGAAGGATTTGGAGAAGGAGGGAAGTCCTCTGGCAGAGAAAGACGAAAATGGAAAATACATTTACCTGGGTATGGAAACCCATAGCAGCTTGTCTGTCTTCTGTTGATGTGTAATGTACTCTTTCCTATCTTCAGTGCACCTTGTACATTCTGTTGTCTGTCTATATTAATTTCTCATGTTGGGGAACTGCATGTATCAAAAAAGACAAGTTTAGATCagttgtttgattttgtttttgttcatctgTTCCATCATAAATAGTTTACTTTTGCAAACACCCTCCTTACCTTCTCCAACTTCTGCATTTCTTCTCATGATCTGCAATCATGCCTTTTTGTTtgctcttgtttttctttttcgtCTGCTGAGGACAGATTTTGTGCCGGTGACGTTCATGCTGCCAGCTGACTACAACCTGTTTGTTGAAGAGTTCCGTAAGAGTCCATCCAGCACATGGATCATGAAGCCATGTGGAAAGGCTCAGGGTAAAGGCATCTTCCTCATCAACAAACTGTCACAGATCAAGAAATGGTCCAGAGACAGCCGCACTTCCACGTAAGCTCCACTAGGGGATGCAAAATGTAGCGTTTGAAAAGTTAGTTTAAATGTGTGCTCATCAAAATTCATGGAGATGCCTTTTTTTTGGCTGTGTGTTGCATGCGGATAAGCTCTTTTGACAAAGTATTTCTTTCAATGCAcagcatatgtgtatatattgcaGATTATGCTGTTTAGCGTGTTAACGTTTACAATGCACATCTAACTCCAGGCTAGAtggatagatactttattgatcccgaaatTTAGCAGGCTAGCCTGTTGGATGGCCTGTAATGCcattattttgttcatttttaagaaaTAGACAAAGATTTTGGTTTTTAATCCCTTTTTCTTTTGAGCACACCCAGTCATATTccatgttttttgtgatgttcaAAGTGAAACACGTAGTTCCacatatgttaaattcagtgagaaacacagtaattgtgcaataaaagCTGCaaaagtgttctctgtagaaaatgtgttaacttctttttacttagacaatcaacaaaacatgtcatctcACCAGGGGCACTCATTTTGCATTAACTGTAAATGCCGTTATTCTACAATGCATGCAGAAGTAGACTTAAAAAGACATACCTGTGTTTGTCTAAACTCTTCAAGCTATTATTCCATTCTCATCTAGGCTTTAATTCATTGTGGTTTGCCTGCCATCAAAAGTGAGCATGCTTTCTGTTACTTCTTTTAGGTTTGTGGCAGCTAACAGCGGGAAGGAAGCTTATGTGATCTCGCTGTATATTGATAATCCGTTGTTGATTGGTGGGAAAAAGTTTGATTTGCGACTGTATGTTCTGGTTACGACCTACAGGCCGCTTAAATGTTACATGTAAGTACTGAGCAGGAGCCTTATGCATCCAAATTTAGTGTCATTATTTAAGAACAATAAAATTGGACGTAAGTCAAttgctgtttttgctttgtCAGGTATAAACTTGGATTTTGTCGATTTTGCACTGTTAAATACACCCCCAGCACTAGCGAACTGGACAACATGTTTGTGCATCTTACGAATGTTGCAATCCAGAAACATGGGGTAAGTATGAAAGGACACATGTATGCGGTAAAACATACAGTTTGTTGAATGTATAAAAAAAgttataaacagtaattgttggTCAATATGTTGGTTAGAAGAACAGGCTTGCCTGCTGACTTCTTGGTGCAATCCAGCCATTGCATTGTTAAAATCTATGAACAGTATTACTGATGTAGTTTAATAAAGGATTCATTAAATAAACTGCGttcattaaataaaaagtgttgattggtaaatatacattttaaacttCCTTGAGAAGAGCTTTGGAAATGATTAAgataacacaataacacacatcAAGCCACAGTGTATTCTTTAATAGCTTATAATGTTGGTGTTTTTTGAACAAATACATGCACTTTCCTGATGAGTGGAGTAACGTGTTTTCTCAGATGCCTAAGACTTTAGCACTCACTctttttgtgtatgtttgtgtgcatgtaacAGTAAGGTCTGTGTGTCTTCTGCAGGATGATTATAACCACGTGCATGGTGGTAAATGGACGGTCAGTAACCTGCGTCTGTATCTTGAGAGCACCAGAGGAAAGGAGGTCACCAACCAAGTCTTTGACCAAATTCACTGGATCGTGGTGCAGTCACTTAAAGCTGTGGCTGTGAGTGAATTTTggcatgtacagtactgtgcaaactcCAGATAATACCcatatatttagtttttggtCAAAATGCCCATTGAGGACATTTGATTAATTTTTCAAACCATgggaaaaaggcagaaaattacacagaagcctgaaCTACcacagtttttttcagtatttagtggtGCCAAATCCACACTTGCCTTGCAAaaaattacagctttcattttgATTACCTGcattaatttttttcaaaaaaatgagcagggatatttttcctcatctccaaagttcagtcttagaagtttgataacattttctgcttctcacaatccaaataatcccaaacacgttCAGTGGTGTTGAGCTCTAGACTCTCCACtagtcagtccattgttctgagtgtACCAGCAGCTTCAAACAAAAGCTTCAAATAACTATCTTTCAactgatctgaagcaagagtggagccagttttctcttttctctcaaagatgaaagctttaagtaccgtttatctgatggagacaaTTTTGGTGATCTACCAGGATTTGCAGAGTTAGGAATCACCTTTTCTCTGTATTTGACCTCCATATGAGGAAACTCctgctttttcctgttttcccattttttatGCATGTGGattattatcttatatctaactttctcagaaatatcctgaaaataaataacttgttcTTAGTGGTAGTTTTAACTGGCAATGGACTAACGAAGAGTGGTACAGTACTGTatccacaaatgtttttttttttttgttgttctttttttttttttgtatctctCTCCAGTGCATTGAAGTAAAACAAAGACTATGGAACTGAAGTGCACACATTTAGCTTTAATTAGATGTGGAATGTGTGAACATACTGAGTGAGGCATGTAGGAAGTCCCTCTTTTTATATAGTGTCATTGTCTAATTTTAGAACCTAAAAATAATTGGACAGTTGGCTGCTTGGGCGTGTATTGGCCTACTTGTTGAGTCATTTATGAAGAAGACACAAGCGTTAAGGATTCTAGATGTGGCATTTGGATCTGGAGCTTCTTTCTGTTATCTCTCAACATGAGGACCATGAAAGTGTCAGTGCCAGAAAAGCAGGTTGTCATGAGGCTCAATACACTGGTCAGTTTATCAGGTTGCATGCTAGTAGAGCAAGGAGAAGCACAGTTATAAACAATTTAAGAGCAATTTCCATCATGAAGAAAAAATAACCCATTTCTTCTACAAAACAATTGCCCAAAATATTGAATCCAGGAACTTCAGCGAGTTGCAGATCACTGATAACAGAACAGAAAATACAGGttgcaatttgaaaaaaaagttcattcaaAAGCCTGTCGAGTTCTGAGACCCAATAAATGATATATTGTAAAAACCCCTGAATTGAAGTTTATAATCTCTTTGAAAAATTGTCTCTggacatttctgtgtttttactaGCTTCAAaatagtttacattttaatataaactATTTTGTCAACATTTTCTTAGAGAACTTCCTTTCATTCCTTGTTATTATACTTCCCTTCTGGAAAACTCTTGAATACAGTGTTCATTTGCAGTGTTATTGGAAATGCTAACTACAACGCACTACCACATGTAcagcttcctttctttcctttctccaatATTCCTCCCACAGCCTGTTATGAACAATGACAAACACTGCTTCGAGTGCTACGGCTATGACATCATCATCGATGACAAGCTGAAGCCGTGGCTTATTGAAGTGAGTACTACATCTGTACATGCACAGAAAAGCATGCAAACTTactctttcttcatttcttcatgTTAGGCCACATAAATGCAcctacattttatatatagtttCTTTATGTGCTTAATGTTTTAACCTTGACTGAGGTTGCTGGTTATAACTAATAATTACTCGTGTGATAGTAATTACCAGCGATCCAGTAATTTGGATGCTATGTGTATATAAGACTTTTGTTGGGACTAAATGATTGACGTTGTGGAAGGTTCCCATGAGATTTCTTATGCAAAATTAaccttttatt
This portion of the Pygocentrus nattereri isolate fPygNat1 chromosome 1, fPygNat1.pri, whole genome shotgun sequence genome encodes:
- the ttll1 gene encoding probable tubulin polyglutamylase TTLL1 isoform X1, producing the protein MPRGTMAAKVKWVTDIEKSVLVNNFEKRGWVQVTDSEDWNFYWMSIQTIRNVFSVDTGYRLSDDQMVNHFPNHYELTRKDLMIKNIKRYRKDLEKEGSPLAEKDENGKYIYLDFVPVTFMLPADYNLFVEEFRKSPSSTWIMKPCGKAQGKGIFLINKLSQIKKWSRDSRTSTFVAANSGKEAYVISLYIDNPLLIGGKKFDLRLYVLVTTYRPLKCYMYKLGFCRFCTVKYTPSTSELDNMFVHLTNVAIQKHGDDYNHVHGGKWTVSNLRLYLESTRGKEVTNQVFDQIHWIVVQSLKAVAPVMNNDKHCFECYGYDIIIDDKLKPWLIEVNASPSLTSSTANDRILKYNLINDTLNIVAPNGEIPDCRWNRTPPKEALGNYQVLYDEEQALSENADLRSRSGQSLGSKSTRSSSVRPIPATWK
- the ttll1 gene encoding probable tubulin polyglutamylase TTLL1 isoform X2; amino-acid sequence: MPRGTMAAKVKWVTDIEKSVLVNNFEKRGWVQVTDSEDWNFYWMSIQTIRNVFSVDTGYRLSDDQMVNHFPNHYELTRKDLMIKNIKRYRKDLEKEGSPLAEKDENGKYIYLDFVPVTFMLPADYNLFVEEFRKSPSSTWIMKPCGKAQGKGIFLINKLSQIKKWSRDSRTSTFVAANSGKEAYVISLYIDNPLLIGGKKFDLRLYVLVTTYRPLKCYMYKLGFCRFCTVKYTPSTSELDNMFVHLTNVAIQKHGDDYNHVHGGKWTVSNLRLYLESTRGKEVTNQVFDQIHWIVVQSLKAVAPVMNNDKHCFECYGYDIIIDDKLKPWLIEVNASPSLTSSTANDRILKYNLINDTLNIVAPNGEIPDCRWNRTPPKEALGNYQVL